ATATATGCACTGTGGATCTCCCTCCACGCAATTGCTagagaaaataaaatatctgacttgctgcacccaatCTGAGAGTGAAAACTCTGTTTTAATACAACAGCATATATCACGGAAGACAATATATTtcttttggggcggggggagggtacAGCAAAAGGGGCATCTCAGAAACTCTAGGCAGTACAGGGGATTGAAAACCCCAGGGGGGATACAGAAATAGTAACCTCACAGGTGGATTGCACTCTTGAACCTAAAGGCAATAGATTgtcttcttaaaaataaaattccttcATAAAAGCTGTGAGCTTCTGTCTCCTTCCTGTCAACAGAAGCTGATGACCTATAAAATGGATGGGCCACACAGAGGCTATTGCCTCATTATTAATAATTGTAGCTTTACTGGGACTCTTCAGAAGAGGAGAGGATCTAATAAAGATGCTGGTAAGTCACTTCTGGTTTAGGGTCTGCTCTGCCTCTTCATGGGTTGTACTTCTAATGCCCGTATAGGTTTTATTTGCTCATATTTAAGTACATAGTTATAAGCAGTGTACACTCAGACAAGTCAAATAATGCCACTTGTATTGCAAGTGAGGGGGAAAAATGACACATGACTGATTACTAGATAGGAGTGAGTTTGCATTGGCATCTTTATCAGTGCAACCAAACTGTGTCATTCCAAAAGGGTGTCCAAATTAAAACTTCTCCAGGACTTACTGTAGCTAGACCGATGGTAAGAGAAATATGTTAGTTTTCTCGGAGCACTGAACCCATTATTGTATTAAATGTGACATCTGTTGTATGTAACTGTTAATAGTTCTTTCTCTTATTTGCAGAGGCTTAATGTAAATTAAGCTAATTCACAGATCAAAAATTCCTTCAGGTTGTGATTTATCTCTTTGAGATGAGCCCAAGATATAGAGTTCTTCAGTTATAACAATGCAAAGATTATATTGTTATAatcttatataaaatatattactgaatGTGCATATTGCAATAGTGTTTAGAGGCCATCCAGGTTGGGGGCCCATTGTGTTACATGCTGTACAGACACAAAGAAAATGACAGTTCCTACCCCAAAAATTTATACATCCAAGTCTTGGTGTGGTTTAGCCACATTGACTACAGTTGATCTATGCTAGTGCAAGTGAggaaaaaatcaggccctttagcTCTTCTTGTTATGTAGATAATTTTGTAATGGACTGTCCTTTTTGTTCGTTGTTTGTTCACATACTCTCTAAATCACCAATTTCTGTAGTATTCCAGAGTCTCCATTGAGTAGTATGAATGAGCAGGGTTCTACTTGAAGCAAACCCAATCTGAAATTCTGCAAAGAGTGCCCAGTGTCTACCAAGAATCCCAGTTTTGCTCATCCAGTTGTGCtgttgcgcgcacacacacacaaaagtgtcTGTAGACCTCAGGACTTGCTTTATGAAACTCTGGCCTGAAAAACTCAGGCATGTTTGAACCTCATGATTGTGCTGGGTTTGGGTTCCATTTATCCTGTTTGGCCTCAAATCTACTCTAGCGTGTGTGTTTGTTTGCAGGTGCCACTTTGTGTGAAGTCAGTTACTCTTCAGATTAGCTTGCATAGTGATTTTATATTATGATTATACTATTCTCCAACCCTCcccagcttttctttctttctttttttttaataacagagATGCTGGCGCAAGTGTTTACATGGCTTGGTCTGGATGTGCAGACTTATATTGATAAGACATCAGTAGAAATAAAAAATCTCATGCAGGAATGGCGGTCTTCGAAAGATCACAGAGACAGGGACTGCTTTGTGTGCTGTATTCTATCTCACGGAGAGTTGGGATTGGTCTATGGGACAGATGAACGAGAAGTACCAATCCGCACGATCATGTCCTACTTCACAGCCAGACAATGCCCACAGCTGGCTGAAAAACCCAAACTCTTTTTTATCCAGGCATGTCAAGGCAAAGAGATACAACAGGCTGTCTACATTGAAGCAGATGCACAGAATCCTGACTTGCTTCCCATTCAGCAACTAGTCTCCCCTTCCGAAAGCATTCCGGAAGAAGCTGATTTCCTCCTTGGCATGGCCACAGTGGGTGGTTATGCATCTTTCCGCCACATAGAGCATGGTACTTGGTACATTCAAGCCCTCTGCAATAAGTTACAGCTCTTGGTACCAAGGTAATACTTCTGTGTAGCTTGAGAGTGAGACCTTACTGATAACATAGAGCTGTATACGTAGCAGGTTAGTGTGTGGCATgccgggggagggtggggagaatcTACAGCACGCAAGCTTGCTGTGCAGTAACATCCCATGTAGACGCTGCTACGTTGCAGTGAAAGTCCCGGAGAGCGGATTGGTGTACTGCTGCTTGAAAGTGTAATATGCCAAGCACGATTCCAGGATTTTACTGCGCTGcagcagtgtccacatgggaCTTTACTGCACGGCAAGATGGTGTGCTGCAGTTTTGACCTTGGCTTCCTGTGCAGTAACTTTCCTTGTAACAAGCCCCTATACCCCAGTGAGTGAAGAAATGGGAGTGATGCTGAGTCTTTGCTCACCAAAGGCAGGCCtaagtctaagggcttgtccaccCACAAACTTgcactaggttttttttttttttttaattggtgcaAACTCCTACATGGACACACATCAGTTTAAAACTGGCAGTCTGTTTAGCTTGTCCCTGTAAACTTACATAAATGTGTGCAGCACCAAGGCCTTAGGGATGATCTGAGGAGGCTGGGTTTTAGTTTTACCAAACCAAACTCAACACTAAGTCTGCTTCAGGTCCAGGTTCTCTTTTTGAGTGGGTTCAGATGGAAATATTTGGTTCTACCCAAAACACAGACCATGCAGATTTTAGATCTGTTGTTATATGAATGGCCAAACTTAAGGGGGTGAGGGAAGTTTTGAATGAAGCAGGCTGGCTTTGTCCCATCTGTTAGACACCTACACAGTGTCTTCTAGATGCTATGGTGGAATTATGGAAAACACTAGTCTTACAGTGTGTGTTTCTTTGCTGCTGCGAGGTGTTCAGTTTGAGCCTTTGTTGTAGTAAGGTGCATGATGTTCACATGAGTCCAGCCATGAGGAACTCTGATTGGGTTTGTCTGCTGTAGAGAGTGGCAAGCTCCGGGGGCCAAATTTCATCCCTTGTGTAACCTCACTGACTTGGATGGAGTTACAAGGGGGGAATCTGGCCCAAGAATGCAGATTTAGGTCATTACTTTTCTTATTTCATGACTGTATtgaggaagagaagagagaaagtGTGCTGTGGATAAGCTATGGCATCAGAGAGTCTCTTGGTCCCAGTTTTACACACACACGAGACAAGATGTCAGAGAGAATGTACGAAAACTTGCAAAAGGGGTGTATTAGTAGTTTATCATAATCTACACCCAAAATCTTTAATTCCATTTCCCTATAGCTCTTACCTCTCAGGCACATCCagaattacctagggaggtaggcCCCTGCCTATACCCAATTCTCCCCCGTGTGCCTAGGGCTGGAAATGctaaggtcagggcaggctgcaaaagtgAGAGGAGAtactcccaagactggtgggtaaAACTGAAGACAAACTCCCGCAACCAGTCTCAAACTTTGCTTCTGATCCTCCActctggttatcaagaagctgaaaaagaaatcacagagccccctttattgcattccagtttccaggctcccagtcagcacataggtccagtacagtgagaaggtATTTCAAAACTTAGTTCACCTATACAAAaggttcttctgaccccaaagggtcagccacgttACCAGATCAATAGGAGTTTggctcttacccaaaatacctCACTTCGaaccaatcctttagtgtctaaaactacaGATTCGTTATTACTCCAGAGGGAATTATGTGCCAAAAAAGTgttcacacaatattttaaaattttgcaaattttatttgtcaataaatgtggaggctccagcatggcagggggTAGCCCAGGGCACTGGCTTCACAGAGGTGAGAGATCATCCTGCGGgccccccggcccctgcctggGATATGGACTCAGCAGCAAAACTGCACCTGatcctgacacagtgcaaggaccaggcctgccccagaaatagCCTAGGGCCCTGCCCTTCCATGCCAAGCACACTAGATgtaggcaggcaggctcagcccagtaGGATCCAAGGGGGgggggcttagtgtggggagaTCCAGGTGTGGAGGGTCTTGGTGTGGGGGAGATCTGGATGAACAGGGGTTCAGacacaatgggactctgcaggggggtccaggtgaaaggtggttggggctcagcagggggtctgggtgtagagtgctcagcagaggggtccaGGTGCTGGCCTGGTGGGGTGCGGGTACTGGCTTGGTGGGATTCAGTGGGctggggatctgggtgtggggggctagTCAGGGTAGTCCAGGTCCAGGTGGGGTGAGGTTTGTTGGGGAGGGGTTTCAAGTGCAGGGGGTGGTctcagtgcaggggtggggctctgATGCAGGGACGTGGAGCTGGAGGGGTATCTGGGTGTAGGGGAGGCTTTGGATGCAGAGAGTGAGGCTTGTTAGGGTGTGGGtttgggggggtcagtggggtgttctgggtgcaggggctgaTCTTGATATGAGGTGGGTCCAGATGCATGGGGGTTCGGCGGACGgaagagcagctccctgtacactgccccctgccccacatggctgaggagcaatgggagcaggaggtgtgtgtgtgggggggggtgatgcGGAGCTTCAGCCagagaggtttctgggggtgggtctgacccagcccaggctgctccttgcagaggaagaggaagtcccatcctccccagcccagctgggactagcagcttaGCCTGGCACAGGGTGGGAGCAACTGGCTGGGGcgtccccagccccctgcccccatgatttacctctctgctagCTGCCCCAGGTACCCAAAACAATTCATCTGCGCTGCTGGGGAGtggtgcatgactgctcttgcagcttccctttgcttccccatcagaaaatcatttttctgtgggaaagcaaagaaatctgctggggacatgaattctgtgcacacacagtggtgtagaattcccccaggagtatattaTAAAGGAAGAAGAACAAGAAGAAAGTTGTTAGATGATAAAGCACTCAAATACATACAGAGACTTCAAAGTTCAtctatcaggttcttagcagtattggtgagtttgctggcttgaaagttcctttggaacacatccacagcttggttGGATGGATCATTTAGtccctttgttcagagcttcatttGTAGAAAAGTTACTCCAGTGGTAAGAAGCatgaatgaagacaaaatggagatgatgcagttgctttttatattcttttgccatgaggcttgtacttcctgtgtcccaaacacaaactTCACAGCACATGGAAAAGCCTTAGAGTACTTTGTCCATAGGCAGGCCCCTACATGGCTCGCTGACTCATCAGATATAGTCCCTGGTCTTTCAATGGGTTTATTGTACAGTTGCCTCTTGGTGGGCCGTCAAGCAGGCAAGGCAGTGCTGATGacagtctgtctgggggtgtcactcagaTGCACAAATACAGATAAACCCCACATATCTACAACTCATGATACAAACATATAAGCCAGATTATCATACTTAGCAAATGATAACAATTTCGCAGATACCATAGCATATCTGGCATGACTCATTGCAATTTTACAAGTCTAGACCCCTCACACTGCCAGCAGCCACTGAGAGGACTGGTTAATTGGAGTAATTGGCTTGcaaggcttttcttttttttttctctccccatgTGGCAGTTCATTCTGTCACACCAGTATTGTTTGTGTGTGATTCTTTGTGTTAGGTGCATGGGACACTATTCTACTACCATTGAGGTCAATGAGAAagttgctattgatttcagtgcgAGTGGGATTGTGACCTCCATAGTCTTGAAGCCTCATACTGAATTCAGAGAAGTGTTTAGTCTGGTTTAGTGTGTTTGTAGATTACTACTGCATGTTAAGAGTACAATGTTGCAGATATGTACTATTGACATTGTTTCTGTGAATCAGGGTTAATGATAACACTGTGATTAATCAGAGATATTGTCTTTTCTCTGGCTGTAGAGGTGAAGACATCTTGTCaattcttactgaagtcaatgaagatgTGAGCAAACGTGCAGACAACTTGGGGAAAAAGAAACAGATGCCCCAGCCAGCCTACACCTTGAGGAAGAAACTGATATTCCCAGTGCCTAGAAGTCCACCCCCATCACAGCagcaataggatttttttttctcttcattcaCGATCCCATCTTGCATTGGATACCATCCAGTACGGCCTTTGGATAAGCCAGCGCTCTTATTAAATCAGGTGGATGGTAAATTATTACCATTCAGGATGAGGTCTTCCTGAAATTGCTAACACATGGAGCTAAAGGAGAGTATGACAGGTACAACCAGTCGGCCAACTACTCACAATGTCTGTTTGCGGAAATGACTGGtggcggtggtggtggggtttgCTGGCAATATGAATATATACAGATTTTTGCAAGCACTTGTACGTTTCTGCAGGTGAAATAGGTGCTGCATGTGTTACTGTGGACACAATAGGTGCACATGGCTTTCCATATCTACACCAGAGGGGTGTTAATGGTCTGCTTTAAGCCCATTTGTTCTTTTCTCTGTACATTAATGATTTGGAATCCTGCCAGTGAGCTCTCTTATCCTGTGGAATAGTCTCCAAAACCAGAATGAACAAGACATCAGCAAACGTAGTGTAGGGAGCTAATCCTACAATGGCAGGTGGACACTGGTCTATTCCCTCTCAAATTTAAATGACTTACATTCTTTGTGGAGCCACTAGATTCCTCATGTAAAGCATTTATTAATCCCACAGTGCATGCTGTTGCCTTAAAACTGGATGTTAATCTGGTATGTGGTTGGTTTAGCATTCATTGGCCAACATCAAATAGTTCGAGAAGCACAAGATCTGCATTATTGCCTCCTCTAGGAAACCAGCTTTCTCACTGCCTTATtgtagggtggggtggggctttcAACATGAAAGAACTGCTGATTATCATTTATCTGTTAGATGGGGCATCTAACACTGCTATGGACACAACAGGTTTtggttagttttgtttttaagcacAAAGGTCTATAGGGATTAATTTCTCCATTATTTAAAAAGACCACCACAAATGTGGACATAAGAGAAATTGGTGAGAGCTAGGCTGGAACAAAACTCCTGTCTTTGGGGTCAGGGTGACTATATCCCCTGTTCCAATGAGAGTAGACTAGAGTCTGTGTAAAATCCACCTTGCAGGACTGTCTTGTGAGATTAGAAGTGAAAATCAGTGTATAGTAAAATCTTCAGTGGTGCATCTCTTACCTGGAGGTCTTTTTACTTTATTGTTTCTTGTCCAGGGGTGTTAGTGTCCTCAGGTGGTGACTGGGGTGTATGACAACATAAATGGAAATTAATGTTGTTAAAACTAACTTACATTTCTATAGCTGCTTccatttcaaagtgctttgccaATAATATCCATGCAGAGCTAGCTCCATCAACAAAATACAGCCACTTCTGGTTTAGAAGGCAGCAGCCAGCTTTGTATAGCAGTAGGATGGGTTTTGGGGAGAGGGAAACTTTTGGCCAAGACGAACAGGGCAATTCCCTAGTCCCACAAAACATGCAGTGGGATTTTTAGCATATACATACAGCAGACAAAGCCTCAATATTTTTTAGGGTCTCAATCTGAGACGACTCCTATACAATAAACTGCATAAAACTCATCTACCTCAAAGGCAAGTAAGGTCAATTGGACTCTGCTGAGATATGAGTCTGTGGTTCCAGAAATGCTAGCTATTTCAAACtttatgctcagataaatcaTCCACTCCTGCATGTATAATAAAATGCTGCTATTTTAATAAAAGCTggtaacatttatttttcttgggAGTGGTGTTTTGGATTCTAAAAACTATGCTGCTGAAAAATGATCTTCCCCACTTCACCCAAAAGCGAGGCCTTGAAGTGAAGGATTAGGGCTGGGATTTAAGAGGCCTATGTTCAATTCCTGGTTTTGCctcagacttcctatgtgacattgggcaaatcacttaatccctctgtgcctcagttctctgtCTATGAAATGGGGGGACAATAGCATTGCCCTACACTCTGCTGGTCTGGGGGGTGGGATAAATTAACATgtgtgaggtactcagatactttTTGGGATGTGGGGAAGAAAGCTTTGTAAATATCTAGACAGATAGACCTGGATCTCAGGCCACAACATTTAAAGAGAAGATACTTAGGAATAAGCAAGGACCcaatcctgtaaggtgctgatgCCCCACAAATCCCTCTGAAGTAAAAGGGAATTGAAGGGATTCTCCACCTCTCAGGATTGGGTCTTTATTTGCTTTCAAGGCAGAGACTTTATCTCTGCCTATCTGTAGGGTTCCACATACACAAGGGCACTGTAGAATAAATAACCCATGCTGAAGCCATTTAGGAAGCTGGTGCTCTCTGTCTCCTCAGGCTGTCTTAGCAGCTCCATCACACCTTCCTTACTAGCTTCTACACCCCAAGCAGCTGAGCTGAGGGAAAGCCAGCTTCAGAACTCTTTCCACACACTTCCCCACCAGTCATTTGCTTTGCTCTTCTGACCTGTCTTCCAAATGCTTTTTGGGGGGAGAGTATCAGAACCTTTACCCAGGCTCTACTTGACTCTTCAGTGCTGATGATGAGTTTGTTATAGATAGAAAGGTCTCACAGGCTCATTCACACTAACCACAAACACCAAAAGAGAAACATTTCCTACTCAGAGATGGACCTGCTCTGTTGGTAGGTAGTGATGGTGCTAATGCCTTTGTTTCCTGGAAAATAGCCTTCCCTCTGGGACTCCTTTAGTTTCCTAGCCACCTTAATCACTACTAGCCATTCCTCTGGCCAAACAGGTATGGAGGGGGTTCTGTTTTCAGTGCTTCCTTTAATTACCCAGAAGAATTGAGTATGTTACCTCCACTACATTTCCAACTCATGCTAGTATAGAGAGGAAGGGCCAGTAATTAAACCCTGCGACTGCATTGTGGTGGGGCACACAAGCCTACTACTGGGGTAGAAACTTAAATAATTTCTAAAAGGTTGTATATTCCACCAAATTAATTCTCTCCTTCTTATGCCTGTAGCAGAGCTGCTTCTGATGGTTATCTCCAATTAGAACAACTTTTCTGGGCCAACTTCGAGTTTGTGAGATGGTCTTctgcaggggtctcaaagtcccggcctgcagccaTCCGTGGCCTGAGAACCACCCCACTGCAGCccatggaaacattttaaaaagttctttcaTCTGGCCCTCATGGCTGCCAGCTGAGAGGGacgggggtgggtgagggggtggagcaggcagGAGAGATTCACATGCCATTCCCTGCATCATTGCTCCAtcctgctgctcctgggaccctcccaggGGTTGCACTTGGCAACATGTCATTCACCTGGGGCAGCTCCACTCCCTGCAAGCGATTCCCTATCCCTGCTATTGCCAGCGGCTGAGGAGAGACGTATGCAGCCATGCTGACAGCTGTCTActacaggcaccgcccctgcagctcccattgcctgggggagagggaccGAGATACTATCATTagttgctgggcagagtcagccatggaggcagcgtcACTAGTCGCTGGGCAGTCAGCTGGGACAGCATGAGGCCAAGGGAGCGTGAGAAACAGGCTGGGAGGTGGTGTGAATACCATCTTCAGTGACGACgttggcccgctgggaggatttgaggactggcactggccctaaggtaaattgagtttgagacccctggtcttcTGGGTGGTGGTCTGCTTTGGCTAAGCCTCTAGATTTTCTTAAAACACTTTGTCCGAGTGACAGTAGCTCTTGGCAGTTTTCTTTTAATTGGAAGATTGTCCCAAGTGTATTGGGACAATGTCATATTTTGTTATAAGCGTTTATTTTGTGTACACTCTCGTGTTTGCAATATAGTGTGATATTTGTGCTAGCCAAATACCAGCTGAAGACCTCAGCCTAAGTTCTCCCATTGTCTACAGCTGGCCAACACTGCTCACTTCAGTGGCCACTGTGAATGTGACCCAAAATGTCTTATCTGCTCCAAGATCATCCTATAATTCTACAaactggagagcagctcaggttcAATTATGGAAAGTATTGATTAACAGCTgcactttttaaatgtttttcttgcAGAATAGTTTTAGGTTCAAGTTGGTATTTGGGTGATAGCATCACCTGACACTACAGTACCAGGAGGACAGGGGAAAGCAATTCTTAATTTGCACTATTAGGATTTTAGCAAATGGCCTTGCCCTTGCCAGACGTGAAGAATTAGAATACAtttgctgaggcaaaacaatggcGCGCTCTTTTTAATACTAAGCCAGTGGCACCCTGGCCAGGGGCATCCTCAGTTGCAGGCTGTTGGGGCCTGCCTGTGAATTctgggtttctcaaacttcattacaTCGTgaccccccttctgacaacaaaaattacgacatgaccccagcctgagccccgccacccgggggcaggaggggaagcgAAGACAAggcttgagggcttcagccctgggcagtgtggCTCTGAATTCAGCTTcatccccaggccccagccctaaCGACACCATTAAAACAGGATCGCGACTCACtctggggtcccgacccacagtttgagaaccgctgctctacagTATGGCAAACAACCCAGTCCTCCTATTCTGCCTATAGTCGAGCACTCAGGAATGTGAAAGGTTTAAAAGAGCAATGTATATACGTGTGTTGCATCCAACCTGAAAGTGCTGTTCTCTTAATATTTCTTCCATTAGTATTTGTATTAGATAACAAGTTTTACTGGTGCTGATGTGGACTAATCACAGGTATAGAGCTCTGCGCATCAGGAAGATGTTTCAAGAGGTCTGGGCAGAGTTCTGTGGGAGCCTGATTGCATCTCTATGGTTGTGCTAGATAGATAGGGAATACCTCCTTGCTCTCTGTCCTCTCTCTGGAGAGAGCTCTGCACAGTTATTTTCCAGTTAAAATATCAAGGTGGTTAACAGTGGGCAGAAGGTCCTCTCATCTTGATTTGTTTCCACAGGACTGTGCCGTAGATTGGTAACTTCAATTTATGCTACTGCCACAGTCTCCCACCAtggtgagggcttgtctacacacgcATGTTGCACCAGTATCATTGACACTGAGTTACTTAACGCCATACAGCTGTTTCAGTGGGATGTGTTCACACTGCTGTGCTTACACCATAGTATGGCACAATCCTTATGAGCATGTAGCAGCACGCTGCACTGATGTGAGCAGTGCAGTGTGGGGGTGGGTATCCCAGGGTCCCTTGGACCACCTGGGCAGGGAAGTTCAGAAAGCTTGCCAGGCAGGTCAATAGAGCTTGCTCCAATAACCAACATTTCTCCCCAAGTTTCTTTCGTTAAggacccaaaagggagtgatgggtggaatagtctgtcctctcattattttgtccaccattTAGACCTAGGTTCCAGCCCACTAATTTTAGTTCATTGATTTCCAGTTCTACAGTGtttttgtttaccaggcatgatcttaacggAGTCTTTGAATAACAATGTCaatcctttttgtttggactaatttggTTTTTGTCTcacttttgcaccttttcccatcaatatTTGTTGTTACAGGTTATTGTGATGTTTGACACTTTCATAGTTGAGTTCACAGTTAAGGTAGACCCAATTATCACTATGGGGGACTTTGCACAACAGAGaacaaaatgggaaaaaaaaataggaatttAGTAGCGAAACTGGTGGGATACGtagaggaagagagaggaagcagCCTGGACACCGGAAAAAGAAGATGCCTCTGAAATTGCTACAGGTGATAAAAGACCAGCCTCAGAAAGAACTGTGTGTGTAAGTGAACAACCAAGAGTTGTCCAGTTGGTAAATAAAATAACTTTCTCCACCAGGCtctctctcctttgttttctCTGCTCTTGGTACATCTGTGCAAGTGGAAACTAAATGCAAGATGATACGCTGGACATTGCAGTCTTGCAGAGGCACTGATAAAGCCAGAGAAGTCCAGAATGA
This region of Mauremys mutica isolate MM-2020 ecotype Southern chromosome 10, ASM2049712v1, whole genome shotgun sequence genomic DNA includes:
- the LOC123378789 gene encoding caspase-10-like isoform X2 produces the protein MCAGEWQMLYELSEDITSEDLKRAMFLLRDQLPKKLTNMSSLELLTCLEKQDHLAENNLEILEKICMDISPDLLKTVNKYKMERVSLAQQTASFSHHIPEGLFHSGGDVRLLTSLQETPIKSLGSSIYDSGSLREHAGSVHFIAARQDDKAVNVMQGISELSQEQPVRISNPGSKTEKLMTYKMDGPHRGYCLIINNCSFTGTLQKRRGSNKDAEMLAQVFTWLGLDVQTYIDKTSVEIKNLMQEWRSSKDHRDRDCFVCCILSHGELGLVYGTDEREVPIRTIMSYFTARQCPQLAEKPKLFFIQACQGKEIQQAVYIEADAQNPDLLPIQQLVSPSESIPEEADFLLGMATVGGYASFRHIEHGTWYIQALCNKLQLLVPRGEDILSILTEVNEDVSKRADNLGKKKQMPQPAYTLRKKLIFPVPRSPPPSQQQ